One Aegilops tauschii subsp. strangulata cultivar AL8/78 chromosome 2, Aet v6.0, whole genome shotgun sequence genomic window, GAGCCACCAGCAGAGCAGTGGCGGCTAGCGTcacaacaataagtagatgatgatcaTATGATCGTTTATCCTATTTAATTATATACATGTAACAGTTCattttggtgtgtgcaaatgtcatgtgtgtacaagcgacctatgtaattggatatttaatttggttatgcaatcatgtccttataagtatatatgttgttgttctgtatgcaatcacatcgcacacggaccatACTAGGAAAACcatcggtgatgaattcatcaatcacTGTCAAATGTATACCAggaagcgtttgcccacaacacacacgactTCTTGGTAGCAAgtgtctgtgttattatcggtcttcacacacttttctgattacggacctatTTTGTCACGTATcacacacgtcttgttaagttgaaacgtttgtgttctcttggctcaacgcaaacagttcatccgagtgaaccatatgccctctatcgcacacaccttgatctggctaaccatttctgttgtgttgcctaatcacaaacaattcatccgagtgaactgtatgccatatatcgcacacaccttcatctggctcctcgtttcgagtgaactgtatgccacgtatcgcacacgcaatcATAAActgaatcgtgtttgatgtcTTCGACATCGCAAACAGTTTGTATCATTTTTAAAGGTTTACTTACAAAACCGTTTGCGATTAATTCATTCACACAATTTCGTCGAAGGGTTTTTGATTGTAGTGCCGCgatagcagcatcctgtagtagttcTTAGATTTTCTTATGGACCTtgctgccacgagagggtaggacaaaagatgtcttgcaagttcttattataaggacgtatgactatttacggaatacatgcccaCACTGGATTGATGAATTAGAGCTATTATGTATCGCTCTAGTTTGTGACAGTTATATAATGAATCTCATCCAACAGAAATAtacatcactgatccaatgcctatgctTTTTCTCATATTGACCTTCTCTAAGTTACTAGTGTTGCTGCTGCtgcaatcactacaaaactgctactgttcaTGTTCCTGTTACTATTGATACTATCATACTACTGTGCTACTAAATGTTTTGCTGCATATATATAATTgcccaggtgtggttgaattgacaactgaACTGCTAAGACTCATAAATATTCTTTGACTCCCCtagtgtcgaatcaataaatttgggtgaaatactaCCCTCGAAGACTATCGCGATCCCCAATATTTATGGGTTATCAAGGAGCCCTGCCTGATCGCTCGGACGGTCAATGAGTTCTAAGACCGGTACGGGATTGttacatgatctcatggtcgagaTGCCTTATTTTACGTGAGGTCAAAGATGAGTTAATGCGGCTAGAGTGAGACGATAGATAAGTTTTTTTGtgtgggtcccacatgtaagGAGGTGCCCAGTGAATAGTCAACGTGCTGTTGTAATGGACCTTTCTATAGAAAATTATACTCGGGCATTCATGCTGTTGGCAAAATTGTGATGACGGACATGATGCAGGGTAAGTAGATGGAGTTGCCAACAGATGTGGCGATGAGTTCACGGGTTTCTGAGATGTCAAGCCGATGTGTAATGTGTTGTTGCCTGTCGTGCCGACCAATAGTGTAGATGAATAATCTCAAAGAATAATCATAAAAGCAATAGTTTGTGTTAAGAAAGTTGGTAGTAATAACTAAAAAATTGCAAACATCAGAAGCAAGAAATTTCTATGGCTATTCAAATGAATGCAATAGGTAATTAAGATATTCCCCCCACATTTCCTCGGGCCACTTTGGTAGTTAGAATAGTTATACCCAAAAGAAAGAGTTGCATTGGTAGACTACTTAATAAATATTCAATGGAAGCTTGACAAAGAAGAAACACTTAACATATAATCACTAATTATAGCATCCCCATAATTGGACACAAGAGGTGATACATAGTAGCTGCTAACCTGATATCATGCATTCACAGCTTTGAAATATCATTTTGGCCCATAATCACATCCTATTTTTTCAAATTATCCCATGAGCTCCTCTTATTCTAATGTAAACATAAAGGTACAATATGCGACAAATATGGGCATCCATGTCTGCTGAGGTGGATCTATATATGTGTTGCTTTGGAGCATACGTGTGGAATAGCCTTGAGCCATAGGTCAGACCTTTTACGTACAGTGACCCCGAATTTTTCAGACATATCCAATGACACTGAGCTGGCTCCGCCGGGAAGCGTCCAATTAAAGTGATACAGAAAGTTTGCCAAAGTAATCTCCAAAATTGACAAAGCGAAGCCTACTCCAGGGCATTTCCTTCGCCCACCTCCGAATGGGGTGAATTCAAAATATGTCCCATTATAATCAATATTCTTGTTCACAAACCTCTCCGGATTAAACTCTTCAGGATTGTCCCAATATTGAGAATCCCGGTGAGTTGCGAAGACATTGATGAATACATTGGTATCTTTAGGGACGTCATAACCCATAATATTGCAGTTCTCTCTAGTCCTGCGGGGGATTAAAGGACCAGGTGCATGCAATCTAAGAACCTCCTTGATGACCATCCGCAAGTAGTGGAGTTCTGCAAGATCGCTATTGCCAATGATAGCTCGACCCTCACCTAGTACCTCTCGAACCTCTAAGTGCGCCTTAGCCAGAACATTAGGGTGTCTTATGAGTTCTGACATAGCCCACACCAAAGTGGTTGCTGTAGTCTCTGTGGCACCTCCAAACATGTCCTGGAAATGACGATTTTATGTTATATATGTATAATTATTATGTATCATCTACAAAAATGTTTATATTCTTAGAAAATAATGCTGCATTTGATATGAATAATTATTTAAAACAGAATCTATTATGTATTGACATTAAACTTTTCTGTACTCTCATACCTGTTGCCAATATGTGTGTTCGCTATTTGTCTAACTAACTGAGCAGTGTACCTACTACGAACGGTTTTTTGGTCCCATATCCCATATAACATGGTTAATTTCTTGTACTTTATAAATAGAAAGAGCACCCCGAGCCCTCCTGAAAACCTTGATGGATGATGCAAATAAAGCCTATTATTTTCGGAGTAACCTAGCAAGGATTTTAACTTGTCTCTATatgatatgtggacatcacataGTGCATCCATGGACAAATGGTTAGGGAGGGACTAAGAGGAAAATACTCACAAACATGACGGTGACTATAATCTCTGTGGTTAGAGGGTAGGCCAGCGAATCCTCCTCCAGCAGCCTGAGCAACACGTTCAGCATTTCTTCATCGTCGCTGTAGGCGCCATGACGGGAAGCTCGCGCCGCCTTGCGCTTCTCAAAGATGTCGGCGATGATGCTCTGGATGAGATCACAGCTCCTCTTTGTACGGCGCTCGGCAGTGCTGAACCACTGCACCAGCCAAGACGACGGGAAGAGGTCCACGAGGCAGAAGCCTCCTATCAGATCCATGAGTTTGCCGATCTCGTGGAGGTACTCCTCCTGCCGTGCGAACTTGCCACCAAACACCGCCCGTGTCACAATGTCGTTGCTGAGCACCGACACCATCTCACTGACGTTGACGGTTGCGCCGGCAGCTGTTGCTGTATTGATGGAGCGGATGAGGTTTCCCACCTCCTCGGCCCTGATCCCCTCCATGC contains:
- the LOC109771241 gene encoding zealexin A1 synthase-like, whose amino-acid sequence is MEWWLTLCLIALSTLLALWFSGCRSKSMKHLPPPGPWTLPVIGSLHHILSAFPHRALTDLGRRHGPVMLLKLGEVPLVVISSAEAVAQVFKANDVALSNHSSSRLQDIVGFGGKGILFAPYGEHWRQMRKVCITELLSTKQVKRMEGIRAEEVGNLIRSINTATAAGATVNVSEMVSVLSNDIVTRAVFGGKFARQEEYLHEIGKLMDLIGGFCLVDLFPSSWLVQWFSTAERRTKRSCDLIQSIIADIFEKRKAARASRHGAYSDDEEMLNVLLRLLEEDSLAYPLTTEIIVTVMFDMFGGATETTATTLVWAMSELIRHPNVLAKAHLEVREVLGEGRAIIGNSDLAELHYLRMVIKEVLRLHAPGPLIPRRTRENCNIMGYDVPKDTNVFINVFATHRDSQYWDNPEEFNPERFVNKNIDYNGTYFEFTPFGGGRRKCPGVGFALSILEITLANFLYHFNWTLPGGASSVSLDMSEKFGVTVRKRSDLWLKAIPHVCSKATHI